The following coding sequences lie in one Deltaproteobacteria bacterium genomic window:
- a CDS encoding Flp family type IVb pilin, with amino-acid sequence MEHHKKRRQNGQALIEYTLLLMMVSMVFWVGVKNSDLSQQLGLAWSRVSDCVAAPQACDSAS; translated from the coding sequence GTGGAGCATCATAAAAAACGCCGACAAAACGGCCAAGCCCTGATCGAGTACACACTACTGCTCATGATGGTTTCCATGGTGTTTTGGGTTGGCGTTAAAAACAGCGACCTGAGCCAACAATTGGGGCTGGCGTGGAGCCGGGTCAGCGATTGTGTTGCGGCGCCGCAGGCCTGCGACTCGGCATCGTAG